One window of ANME-2 cluster archaeon genomic DNA carries:
- a CDS encoding ribonuclease HI family protein has protein sequence MLLKHCEYMMSKFQKVFVVTDGASRGNPGASAIGYGIYDADWGVVEEKAEYIGKATNNEAEYRALVAGLERAAQYCKEEVEHYSDSELLVKQLKGQYRVKAGNLKPLFEKVSKLRKKFASVKHQHVRRTDKRVARIDGLVNEALDKSRL, from the coding sequence ATGTTACTAAAACATTGTGAGTATATGATGTCGAAATTCCAGAAAGTCTTTGTAGTAACGGACGGGGCTTCCAGGGGCAATCCCGGTGCTTCAGCCATAGGATACGGGATCTATGATGCTGATTGGGGTGTTGTTGAGGAAAAGGCCGAGTATATAGGAAAAGCGACGAACAATGAGGCCGAATACCGTGCCCTTGTGGCGGGACTGGAACGTGCCGCACAGTACTGTAAGGAAGAAGTTGAGCATTATTCTGACAGTGAATTACTGGTCAAACAACTGAAAGGGCAATACAGGGTGAAGGCCGGGAATTTGAAACCCCTGTTCGAAAAGGTATCTAAATTGAGGAAGAAATTCGCATCAGTAAAACACCAGCATGTCCGCAGGACCGATAAAAGGGTTGCGAGGATCGATGGACTGGTGAATGAGGCGCTGGATAAGTCCCGGCTTTAA
- a CDS encoding nitroreductase family protein, with product MKDVIETIKTRRCVREYKDDSIPDEDIEFLIDCARYAPSGFNIQPWSFLVVTNKEVKRNISERGKKSMIPLLEAIEHKTDKVQNFLTFLKTDGTDMFYNAPALVIILGNENAMTTDYDCAMAAQNMMLAGHSMGIGSCWIGGIQPALMDSRFLKELGAPDRYKAVAPLIFGYPTGENAVPEKKKPDVVWVT from the coding sequence ATGAAGGATGTTATAGAAACAATAAAAACACGGCGTTGTGTACGTGAATATAAAGATGACTCGATTCCTGATGAAGATATCGAGTTTCTCATTGATTGTGCCAGGTACGCACCATCCGGTTTCAATATACAACCATGGAGTTTCCTTGTTGTGACCAACAAAGAAGTCAAGCGGAATATCTCTGAACGGGGGAAAAAATCCATGATACCCTTACTCGAAGCTATTGAACATAAAACAGACAAAGTACAGAATTTTCTCACGTTCTTAAAAACAGATGGTACTGATATGTTCTATAACGCACCTGCTCTGGTGATAATTCTTGGAAATGAGAATGCTATGACCACAGATTATGATTGCGCTATGGCAGCACAGAACATGATGCTTGCAGGACATTCTATGGGTATCGGCAGTTGCTGGATAGGAGGTATACAGCCCGCACTTATGGATTCCCGTTTCCTGAAGGAACTGGGTGCACCTGATAGGTATAAAGCGGTAGCACCATTAATATTCGGGTATCCAACAGGTGAAAATGCAGTTCCAGAGAAAAAGAAGCCTGACGTAGTGTGGGTAACGTAG